In Montipora capricornis isolate CH-2021 chromosome 4, ASM3666992v2, whole genome shotgun sequence, a single genomic region encodes these proteins:
- the LOC138045533 gene encoding gonadotropin-releasing hormone II receptor-like: MISLVNSSDVLMRSIGRTELGEEVVHRDTIAVGKVFSLSLILAVSLIGNVLVCYCGLCSPRMSAMNSLIVNLSIGELAMALIAIPLKIEQEIIGEYIVGGPTVCKLLEYAQSVALGSVTVTLLMISMDRLYSILYPLSKITRRQAKYMSVFAWCYALLFANPVLYYFLGSKRQPRALLFSCDRPLVLPWKDKLFSLVQLWAVFLLPITVMTVTYVVVVSKLLKPDKNSSDRASLPQLAPDMHANLHRRFACSLRSNAVPLAKRKSVVMNLIVMAAFIFCYAPLGALYALETVGHPKRKSFEIFRDFACFLALGKLCANPAIYSFFDVNLRDQLLRCHRKRTQNSPVHRQIIHPGMCTQGKLSELNISNFGRLADSKGRSPVFKEPLLKVSSASIPSPSVPGTAPRDKLARLICNTRRYRSLGLSTWRSSSI; this comes from the coding sequence ATGATTTCGTTGGTAAACTCATCGGATGTTTTGATGCGCTCTATAGGAAGAACAGAACTTGGCGAGGAAGTGGTTCACCGCGACACTATCGCCGTTGGCAAAGTCTTCTCTTTGTCGCTCATTTTGGCAGTGTCTTTGATTGGAAACGTGCTGGTATGTTATTGTGGTTTGTGTTCTCCTCGGATGTCCGCCATGAACAGCTTAATCGTGAATCTATCGATTGGAGAACTGGCAATGGCACTGATTGCTATCCCACTCAAGATTGAACAAGAAATTATCGGCGAGTACATAGTGGGTGGGCCGACGGTTTGCAAATTACTAGAATACGCCCAATCTGTCGCCTTGGGTTCAGTAACGGTTACTTTACTTATGATCAGCATGGATCGGCTCTATTCAATTTTATATCCGCTCTCCAAAATTACGCGGCGACAAGCAAAGTACATGAGTGTGTTCGCATGGTGTTACGCTCTGCTATTTGCCAACCCCGTCCTGTACTATTTCTTGGGATCGAAGCGTCAGCCCAGGGCTTTGTTGTTCTCCTGTGACAGGCCTCTTGTTTTGCCATGGAAAGACAAGCTGTTTTCCCTCGTGCAGTTATGGGCGGTATTCCTGTTACCGATTACAGTTATGACAGTCACCTACGTTGTTGTTGTGAGCAAACTTTTAAAGCCAGATAAAAATTCTTCAGATAGGGCAAGCTTGCCCCAATTGGCGCCCGATATGCATGCCAATCTTCATCGACGCTTCGCTTGCTCCCTTCGCTCCAACGCGGTACCACTTGCCAAGCGAAAATCCGTGGTCATGAACTTAATAGTCATGGCCGCTTTTATTTTTTGCTACGCTCCACTTGGGGCTCTTTATGCTCTAGAAACTGTGGGACATCCAAAGAGAAAGAGCTTTGAGATATTCCGCGATTTTGCGTGCTTTTTGGCACTGGGAAAATTATGCGCCAATCCAGCGATCTACAGTTTTTTCGACGTCAATCTTCGAGACCAGCTATTGAGATGTCATCGAAAGCGCACTCAAAACTCACCCGTTCATCGACAGATCATTCACCCGGGGATGTGCACCCAGGGCAAACTCAGTGAACTTAATATCAGTAATTTTGGCAGGCTGGCTGACTCCAAGGGCCGGAGCCCCGTATTTAAGGAACCGTTGTTGAAAGTGTCTTCGGCGTCAATACCTTCGCCTAGTGTTCCTGGTACTGCACCGCGCGATAAACTGGCGAGGCTTATATGCAATACTCGACGATATCGGAGTCTTGGACTTTCAACTTGGAGAAGTTCGAGCATTTAG